From one Microbacter margulisiae genomic stretch:
- a CDS encoding SusD/RagB family nutrient-binding outer membrane lipoprotein, with product MKKRIYLSKWVMIGLGVAFLSSCSQSIMDRINTNPDNPTTAASKFIVTDLETSTAFNIVGADLSFYASVYMEYQVGTYGQMYDAELRQTQPVSATTYDNPWMSLYQNLKNAKIVIKNCSTGGSEAGNNITKGVAEVLAAYNSAILADMFGDAPYSQAADLNIPNAGSILTPAIDSQQSIYQAVFTYLDQAITDLQGSDAAATGPLGSQDLMFGGDASRWIKFAYGLKARYTMHLLYRSTNQQQDLQNIIAWANKSFSSPDEDAKYAVYQGIGSSAASPFAQFYNDRDYFSVSQSFVDKLLKRNDPRAGVLFMNLAVDKNNNYYFKVDAGTDSTISAAPNGTPVQQMDVYDVSIYGAAAMDPTDLLSYHELQFLKAEAFQRLGNQDSAWACMANGVSSAIATKIPTVVKDVNNELVWGSYPVKGATTIADTTVVNYLSKDVKPLFQANPLREIMVQKYLALYGGEGEALETYNDYRRLKAFGEASFITLENPLDATKFPLRYTYGTSDVTANPNVAKAYGNGQYVYTDPVWWAGGTH from the coding sequence ATGAAAAAGAGAATATATCTTTCAAAATGGGTTATGATTGGTTTGGGTGTTGCGTTCTTATCGTCTTGTTCACAATCGATCATGGACCGAATCAATACAAATCCTGATAATCCAACCACAGCTGCATCCAAGTTTATTGTAACCGACCTGGAAACATCAACGGCTTTTAATATTGTTGGAGCTGACCTATCATTTTATGCTTCCGTCTATATGGAGTATCAGGTTGGAACGTATGGACAAATGTATGATGCTGAGTTACGCCAAACACAACCGGTTTCAGCTACAACATACGATAATCCATGGATGTCTTTATACCAGAATTTAAAGAACGCTAAGATAGTAATCAAAAACTGTTCTACAGGGGGATCTGAAGCGGGGAATAATATCACCAAAGGGGTGGCAGAAGTATTGGCAGCTTACAACTCTGCTATTCTTGCCGATATGTTTGGGGATGCTCCTTATAGTCAGGCTGCAGATCTAAATATTCCTAATGCAGGGTCTATCCTGACTCCGGCGATCGACTCTCAACAATCCATTTATCAGGCTGTGTTTACTTATTTGGATCAGGCTATTACCGATTTGCAAGGTAGTGATGCTGCTGCAACCGGTCCTTTAGGATCGCAGGATTTAATGTTTGGAGGCGATGCTTCCCGTTGGATCAAATTTGCATATGGTTTGAAAGCACGCTACACCATGCACTTGTTGTATCGTAGCACAAATCAGCAACAGGATTTACAAAACATCATTGCATGGGCGAATAAATCGTTCTCTTCACCTGATGAAGATGCAAAATATGCCGTTTATCAAGGCATAGGATCTTCCGCCGCAAGTCCATTTGCCCAATTCTACAATGATCGCGACTATTTTTCTGTAAGTCAAAGCTTTGTTGATAAACTACTAAAACGAAATGACCCTCGTGCAGGTGTATTATTTATGAATTTAGCTGTAGATAAAAATAACAATTATTACTTCAAGGTTGACGCAGGAACAGATTCAACCATTAGTGCAGCTCCTAACGGAACTCCTGTACAACAAATGGATGTATATGATGTCTCTATTTATGGCGCGGCTGCAATGGATCCAACCGACTTATTGAGCTATCATGAATTACAATTCTTAAAAGCTGAAGCATTCCAACGGTTAGGCAATCAGGATTCAGCATGGGCATGTATGGCTAATGGTGTTAGCAGTGCAATCGCAACCAAAATTCCTACTGTTGTAAAAGATGTAAATAATGAATTGGTTTGGGGAAGCTATCCAGTAAAAGGAGCAACTACGATCGCAGATACCACAGTTGTAAACTATCTAAGCAAGGATGTAAAACCGTTATTCCAAGCTAATCCGTTACGGGAAATCATGGTACAAAAATACCTGGCATTGTATGGTGGCGAAGGGGAAGCACTGGAAACGTATAACGATTATCGCCGGTTGAAAGCATTTGGAGAAGCATCATTCATCACGTTGGAAAATCCATTGGATGCGACCAAATTCCCATTGCGTTATACATACGGGACATCTGATGTAACTGCCAACCCGAATGTAGCAAAAGCTTACGGAAACGGACAGTATGTATATACTGATCCTGTATGGTGGGCAGGTGGTACACACTAA
- a CDS encoding TonB-dependent receptor domain-containing protein has protein sequence MRFNKNLTKNLNLTALVGGNIRRNNQNSIYASTNGGLVIPGLYAISNSVSQPLAPVETQSSIGVNGIFGSASLGLDNTYYLDATIRRDQSSTLPIGNDTYYYPSISGSFIFSNLLKWNWLTFGKFRLNYAEVGNDAPFGSLYDTYTNNGWYGSNLMYSVNTTENNPNLKPEKTKSSEAGLEMAFLNKRIGFDGDVYLTNTVDQIMPVAVSPATGYSYKYVNSGEVRNQGIELNVYGTPVKTKDFSWNVNLNWSINANKVVSLYEGVSNLQLGSFQGGVTIDAQVGKPYGLLEGTDFVYKNGQKVVGSDGYYEITSTTNNVIGNSNPKWRGGITNSFTYKNWTASFLVDVQAGGSVFSLDQYYGQSDGIYPMTVGNNDLGNPMRNTLANGGGIILPGVYENGQPNTTRITANDYTAFGYPYRPNSAFVYDASYVKLREAEISYNFESQKLEELGIHALSLGVVGSNLWIIYKNLPYADPEAGLGAGNMQGWQSGVMPTTRNFGFNLKVQF, from the coding sequence ATTAGATTCAATAAAAACCTGACGAAAAACCTGAATCTTACTGCATTGGTAGGAGGAAACATCCGGAGAAATAACCAAAATTCTATTTATGCCTCTACCAATGGAGGTTTGGTAATTCCGGGATTATATGCAATCTCTAATTCAGTAAGCCAACCCCTCGCTCCGGTAGAAACCCAGTCTTCAATTGGGGTAAACGGCATCTTCGGAAGCGCTTCTTTAGGATTGGATAACACATACTATTTGGATGCTACCATACGGAGAGACCAATCTTCTACATTACCTATCGGTAATGATACTTATTATTATCCATCTATTTCAGGAAGTTTTATTTTCTCCAACCTGTTAAAATGGAATTGGCTGACTTTTGGTAAATTCAGACTAAACTATGCAGAAGTAGGGAATGATGCTCCGTTTGGTAGTCTTTATGATACATATACTAATAACGGATGGTATGGATCAAATCTAATGTACTCTGTCAATACAACAGAAAATAACCCAAATCTGAAACCAGAGAAAACAAAAAGTAGTGAAGCCGGATTGGAAATGGCATTCTTAAACAAAAGGATCGGATTTGACGGTGATGTATATTTAACCAACACTGTCGACCAAATCATGCCGGTAGCTGTTTCACCAGCAACAGGATATTCATACAAATATGTCAATTCAGGTGAAGTCCGTAACCAGGGGATTGAATTAAATGTTTATGGAACGCCCGTAAAAACGAAGGATTTCAGTTGGAATGTCAACTTAAACTGGTCAATCAACGCCAATAAAGTAGTTTCGCTATATGAAGGCGTTAGTAACTTACAATTAGGATCTTTTCAGGGAGGTGTTACAATTGATGCCCAAGTTGGGAAACCGTACGGATTACTTGAAGGGACTGATTTTGTTTACAAAAACGGACAAAAGGTGGTTGGCTCTGATGGATATTATGAAATTACATCCACAACAAACAATGTGATTGGGAACTCCAATCCAAAATGGAGAGGCGGCATCACCAACAGTTTTACGTATAAAAACTGGACAGCCAGCTTCCTCGTTGATGTACAAGCTGGAGGAAGTGTATTCTCATTAGACCAATATTATGGGCAAAGCGATGGTATCTATCCGATGACGGTAGGAAATAACGATTTAGGCAATCCTATGCGGAATACGCTTGCCAATGGAGGTGGAATTATTCTTCCGGGTGTTTATGAAAATGGACAACCAAACACCACCCGCATTACTGCCAACGATTACACAGCATTCGGATATCCTTACCGTCCTAACTCTGCTTTTGTGTACGATGCGTCTTATGTGAAGCTGAGAGAAGCCGAAATATCTTACAATTTCGAAAGTCAAAAACTCGAAGAGCTGGGCATCCATGCTCTTTCATTAGGAGTTGTAGGATCCAATCTATGGATTATCTATAAGAACCTTCCTTATGCCGATCCTGAAGCAGGATTAGGAGCAGGAAACATGCAAGGTTGGCAAAGTGGCGTTATGCCAACTACCCGTAATTTCGGATTCAACCTGAAAGTTCAATTTTAA
- a CDS encoding SusD/RagB family nutrient-binding outer membrane lipoprotein → MKNILFILLGFLAVSCSKQSLADLNKDVKNPSDVPGNTLFSNAEKNLSDQDVSLNVNHNDFDLWSQYLTETTYTDEANYNIFTRNVPDYAWTTYYRDILENLQRADSLIRSENTTPPVTDAFLAAQKNRLAIIDILACYAWDQMETTWGNIPYSEALNIQNVLPKYDDALTIHKDLISRVTTDIAALDPSNASFGDADLIYSGDVSLWKEFGNGLLIKMAIEIANVSSESTLVKTTIQNAMAGTFASSNDDAIFDYLSSTPNTNPLYVDLVLSGRSDYVAANTIINKMDSLNDPRLSFYFDQNLGTNTYLGGTYGNSSAFPNYTHINTAISNTPSFPHAMMTYSEIQFYLAEAAARGIISGDASTYFNDAVTASIVSWGGTTAQAATYLAQPTVAYNASNWAESIGTQAWISFYLRGYLGWTEWRRLGYPAMNEPPHPATGVVTFPYRYPYPSGEQTLNPDNYTSAAKAIGGDLMSTKLYWEK, encoded by the coding sequence ATGAAAAATATATTATTTATACTTCTTGGCTTTTTGGCTGTCTCTTGCTCCAAGCAATCACTAGCCGATTTAAACAAGGATGTGAAAAATCCATCTGACGTCCCGGGGAATACATTGTTCTCTAATGCAGAAAAAAATCTATCCGATCAGGATGTCAGCTTGAATGTGAATCATAATGATTTTGACCTGTGGTCTCAATACCTGACTGAGACTACTTATACGGATGAGGCTAATTATAATATTTTCACCCGGAATGTGCCTGATTATGCATGGACAACCTATTATCGGGATATTCTCGAAAATCTACAAAGAGCAGATTCTTTAATACGGTCAGAGAACACTACGCCTCCAGTCACAGATGCATTCCTCGCCGCTCAGAAAAACAGACTTGCTATTATTGACATTCTGGCTTGCTATGCATGGGATCAGATGGAAACAACTTGGGGTAATATTCCATATTCAGAAGCTTTAAACATTCAAAATGTACTTCCTAAATATGATGATGCATTAACTATCCACAAAGATTTAATATCAAGGGTAACAACTGATATTGCTGCTTTAGATCCTTCAAACGCTAGTTTTGGAGATGCAGATTTGATCTACAGCGGGGATGTTTCACTCTGGAAAGAGTTTGGGAATGGGCTATTGATAAAAATGGCTATCGAAATAGCAAATGTAAGTTCGGAAAGCACATTGGTAAAAACGACCATTCAAAACGCTATGGCAGGAACTTTTGCCAGCTCAAATGATGATGCTATCTTCGATTACTTAAGCAGTACGCCTAATACGAATCCATTGTATGTTGACTTAGTATTGAGTGGACGGTCAGACTATGTCGCTGCCAATACAATCATCAACAAAATGGATAGCCTCAATGATCCACGCTTATCGTTTTATTTTGATCAGAATCTGGGAACAAATACATATCTGGGAGGTACATACGGAAATAGTTCGGCATTCCCTAACTATACCCATATCAATACCGCTATCAGCAATACCCCTAGTTTTCCTCATGCGATGATGACTTATTCTGAAATTCAATTCTACCTGGCAGAAGCTGCTGCACGTGGAATTATTTCAGGCGATGCCTCCACCTACTTTAATGATGCAGTAACAGCCTCCATTGTTTCCTGGGGAGGCACAACGGCTCAGGCAGCTACATACCTGGCTCAACCCACTGTTGCCTACAACGCATCCAATTGGGCTGAAAGCATTGGAACACAGGCTTGGATTTCATTCTATCTGCGGGGTTATCTGGGATGGACAGAATGGCGGAGATTAGGATATCCGGCAATGAATGAACCGCCACATCCAGCTACAGGTGTTGTAACATTCCCTTATCGTTATCCATATCCGAGTGGAGAACAGACACTCAACCCTGATAACTACACATCTGCCGCTAAAGCTATCGGCGGAGACCTGATGTCAACAAAACTGTACTGGGAAAAATAA
- a CDS encoding SusC/RagA family TonB-linked outer membrane protein codes for MRKVMTLLCLLIGISWASAQTKVTGVVISADDGQPVIGASVVVKGTTQGTITDANGKFSLTVPADNKTLVFSYVGMLKQELEAKPSMRVTMHSNTQQMNEVVVTAFGIKKEQRALGYAASDVSGKALEQAGSTGLSSALDGKVTGVTVTPSSGMPGASSQIVIRGVRSFTGDNTPLYVVDGMPIASTPDVSTAASNGVTGSDYSDRGVDIDPSDIASITVLKGQAAAALYGIRASNGVIVITTKSGQGLAKGKPQITFSTNNAVSTISRYPDLQTMYAQGSYGAYVPTSSQSWGPLISKLPQDAKYGGETSNSYTSKYGMHPGMYYVPQRANAGLDPWTTPHVYNNVKDFFRTGFTTSNMFNVAQALNNTTYAFTLSTMNQTGIVPSTGMNRYTAKGTMETKLDDHWKTGVNANYVQDRILKTTSANDGIVALIYPAPPSYDLKGIPSSYATNPYKENAYRSTASFDDPYWSVKNNLFAETTNRFFGNAYATYSTKWNNNQTLDVKYQLGTDTYSTLYETIWGYGHQGGMGSAEDYMFKRTTINSLLTANYDWKINQDWDFTALAGNEINDETTKSVDAYGQTFNWPGWNNLNNTVTKSNTISQLGNRTVGFFANVSASWKDMLYLNATGREDVVSSMPPHHRNFFYPSLSAGFVVTELPGVRSHTLSYLKLRASYAQVGQAGTYMENYYSVPAYGSDFWSGTPVLYPINGVTAFTPYYVIYDPKLKPQNTKSYEGGFDLKLFGNLIGLNYTFSRQNVTDQIFAVPLAGSTGSQQLITNGGAIHTNTHEVSLSINPIRTTNIEWDNQFNWTKMDNFVDKLAPGVGSIFLGGFTTPQVRAQAGQEFPVIYGVSYQRDSKGNLVVDANGLPMAGAPGVIGKVAPNFTLDYNTTLRLWKVTINAVLSWKDGGQMYGGTNGLLGFYGVGKETLNRSGNIVVKGVHTDGTPNTTAVDLQDYYTAINNIDESSIYNNSFIKLRELSVAYPLLKSGGVTLDLSVYARDILLWTNYPNFDPEASQGNTTMAGAFERFSLPQTSSYGMGLNFKF; via the coding sequence ATGAGAAAAGTAATGACTCTATTATGCCTTTTGATTGGCATAAGTTGGGCCTCGGCTCAAACAAAGGTGACGGGAGTAGTGATTTCAGCTGATGACGGTCAGCCCGTAATCGGGGCATCCGTAGTAGTGAAAGGAACTACCCAGGGAACGATTACAGACGCAAACGGAAAGTTTAGTCTTACTGTTCCTGCCGACAATAAGACACTGGTGTTTTCGTATGTCGGCATGCTGAAACAAGAACTGGAAGCTAAACCGAGCATGCGGGTAACCATGCATTCGAACACACAACAAATGAATGAAGTGGTTGTTACCGCTTTTGGCATAAAAAAAGAGCAAAGAGCTTTGGGATATGCCGCCTCCGATGTTAGTGGAAAAGCGTTGGAACAAGCAGGAAGCACAGGATTATCAAGTGCCCTGGACGGTAAGGTAACCGGTGTCACCGTAACTCCTTCCAGTGGTATGCCAGGTGCTTCTTCACAGATTGTTATCCGTGGCGTCCGTTCATTTACAGGAGACAACACTCCATTGTATGTTGTAGATGGAATGCCAATTGCCTCAACACCAGACGTATCAACTGCAGCCAGCAATGGGGTTACCGGATCTGACTATTCGGATCGTGGCGTTGATATTGACCCGAGTGATATTGCCAGCATTACGGTTTTGAAAGGACAGGCTGCTGCAGCACTTTATGGAATCCGCGCTTCAAACGGTGTGATTGTTATAACCACGAAAAGCGGACAGGGACTTGCTAAAGGGAAGCCTCAAATTACCTTCTCAACTAACAATGCAGTCTCCACCATCTCACGCTACCCTGATTTGCAGACCATGTATGCACAAGGAAGTTATGGAGCATACGTTCCAACCTCATCCCAATCATGGGGGCCTCTGATTTCAAAATTGCCACAAGATGCTAAATATGGTGGAGAAACATCCAATAGCTATACCAGTAAATATGGGATGCATCCGGGAATGTATTACGTTCCGCAACGTGCAAATGCTGGACTTGACCCATGGACAACTCCACATGTTTACAATAACGTAAAAGACTTCTTCCGTACCGGATTTACCACAAGTAATATGTTCAATGTAGCTCAGGCATTGAATAATACCACCTATGCGTTTACGCTTTCAACCATGAACCAGACAGGTATTGTTCCTTCAACAGGGATGAATCGTTATACAGCAAAAGGAACTATGGAAACAAAGCTTGATGATCATTGGAAAACAGGGGTTAATGCCAACTATGTACAGGACCGTATCCTGAAAACCACCAGTGCAAATGATGGTATTGTAGCTTTGATTTATCCGGCTCCTCCTTCCTATGATTTAAAAGGAATCCCATCCTCATATGCAACTAACCCATATAAAGAAAATGCATATCGTTCGACTGCAAGTTTTGATGATCCGTACTGGTCTGTAAAGAACAATTTGTTTGCTGAAACAACCAATCGTTTCTTTGGGAATGCTTATGCTACCTATTCGACGAAATGGAATAACAATCAAACCCTGGATGTAAAATACCAACTGGGAACGGATACCTATTCCACTTTATACGAAACTATCTGGGGTTACGGCCATCAGGGAGGAATGGGATCTGCAGAAGATTATATGTTTAAACGCACTACTATAAACTCGTTATTAACAGCAAATTACGATTGGAAGATCAATCAGGATTGGGATTTTACGGCTTTAGCAGGAAATGAAATTAATGATGAAACTACAAAATCAGTAGACGCTTACGGACAAACATTCAACTGGCCTGGATGGAATAATCTGAATAACACAGTAACAAAGAGCAATACCATCTCTCAATTGGGAAATCGTACAGTAGGATTTTTTGCCAATGTATCAGCATCATGGAAAGACATGCTCTATCTGAATGCCACTGGACGTGAAGATGTTGTTTCTTCCATGCCACCTCATCACCGGAATTTCTTTTATCCATCACTTTCAGCAGGTTTCGTTGTTACTGAGTTGCCAGGCGTAAGAAGCCATACGCTGAGTTACTTGAAACTGCGTGCATCCTATGCGCAGGTTGGACAAGCCGGAACTTATATGGAAAATTATTACTCTGTTCCTGCATATGGAAGTGATTTTTGGAGTGGAACTCCTGTTTTATATCCTATTAATGGTGTCACCGCTTTTACTCCTTATTATGTAATCTACGATCCCAAATTAAAGCCTCAAAACACAAAATCGTATGAAGGAGGATTTGATTTGAAATTGTTTGGAAATCTGATTGGGTTAAACTATACCTTCTCCCGTCAGAATGTAACCGATCAAATCTTTGCAGTACCTCTTGCAGGCTCAACAGGGTCACAACAGTTAATCACTAATGGAGGAGCAATTCATACAAATACACATGAAGTATCTTTGTCCATTAATCCAATCCGGACAACGAATATCGAATGGGACAACCAGTTTAACTGGACAAAAATGGATAATTTCGTAGATAAGCTCGCTCCGGGTGTTGGAAGCATCTTCTTAGGTGGATTCACCACGCCACAGGTTCGTGCACAAGCCGGACAGGAATTCCCTGTTATTTATGGCGTAAGTTATCAACGTGACTCCAAAGGAAATCTGGTTGTAGATGCCAATGGTCTTCCTATGGCAGGTGCTCCAGGCGTGATTGGGAAAGTAGCTCCTAATTTCACTCTGGACTATAACACAACGCTTCGTTTGTGGAAAGTAACCATTAATGCTGTATTAAGCTGGAAAGATGGAGGTCAGATGTACGGAGGGACCAACGGATTGTTGGGATTCTATGGTGTTGGAAAAGAAACATTGAATCGTAGTGGAAATATCGTTGTAAAAGGTGTTCATACAGATGGCACACCAAACACAACTGCAGTCGATTTGCAGGATTACTATACTGCTATCAATAACATTGATGAATCTTCCATATACAACAATTCATTCATCAAATTGCGTGAACTTTCTGTCGCTTATCCATTGTTGAAAAGCGGTGGCGTGACATTAGATCTGTCAGTTTATGCACGTGACATCTTGCTCTGGACCAACTATCCAAACTTTGACCCGGAAGCTTCACAAGGTAATACCACTATGGCCGGCGCCTTCGAACGTTTCTCGTTGCCACAAACCTCAAGCTATGGAATGGGCTTGAATTTCAAATTCTAA